The region AAAACCATGAGGATCAGAACACTGACCTTTGACCCGGTCAGAAGAACAACCAGTCACACTATAATTATTCAAATACACCACGCATACAGACACTAAACAACTGATTTGTTATTGTCACCCCTCAACCACATCCTGCCCGGCGTAAAGTCCATTAGAAAAGCTCCCTGTGTTCATGCTCTCCGGTTCTAGTTCAGACTCCAGAAACAAATGGCTGTTACTCACGTCATTCCCAGAAGGCGAGGCCACCGTAACCATGACATGACCCTGGGCAACCCCCTCCCATGACGCTGCTTTCTTGGCGACAGAGATGGAGACGGCCAGGTAGCCGGCCCAGGGCCAGAGGACCGGTGAATAGGATACCGCCACGTCGATATGGTCTCCGTTCTGTGGTAGGTAGGGCTGCCAGATGGGCTGAAGGGCGTAAAAGGAGCGTGTTCACCACTGAGAGGACACCGCCATGAAAAACACAGCACATCAAAACGCCCATGCGGACGTGAGGTCTAAAATACCTTGTCGACAATCCTGCCAGTCACACCCATGCCGTTGAGGATGGTGACGTTGACAATGGTGGGCATGCCCCCGTAGTAGATGGGCTGGGAGCAGTAGGGCCACATGTAGGGACACTCCGTCAGGTCGATGTAGCTGGGACTGAGACTGAGGGTCCAATCACAACCGGTTATGAAACGGGATCACTGGGCATGGTCAGAACCATGTGAGTGATGAGTGGTTGTTCTACCTGGCCTGGGGCTTGTAGCTGTTGAGGATCTGGTAGGCTCTTATGAGGTCCAGTTTTCCGTGGCCCTGTTCAAACATGTTGACTCCAGGGAGCCTCCGCGCCGAAGCGATCAGAGCCTGCTTCATGCTGGCAGGATTCACCAGCTCTCTGTTCAGCACCGTGCTGTGGGAGGAATCCAACCAGATTAACCAGGCAACAGAAAACATGTCCCCCGTGAAGGATGCAACACTCAGTGTAAAGACAAACCTTAGCATTAGCAACGCTTAGCATATAAGTTCAACCACAGTGTGGTGATATAGCAAATTTCTTCTTAAATTGTAATATATTGAATACAAATCTGAATATCACCGTGTTTCTAACGCATTTTCAACTCAGGAAACCGTAGATTTAATACCAACACCTACATAACTTCTGTTACTCTTTTCCCAAGTGACAGTGAGATGACACAGCATGATTCTCATAACgtgattaaaatgtaattccagTTGATGGTTATGCTATCCATGTCTGTGCATAAAGGCATTACCACCACCTTGATCTACAGATGTCAATAATTGCTGCTGATATTTATCTTATCAAACCACTTGCtgaacagacaacacacatacacagactgaCAGTTGAAAATGCACATTAGATTGATTGGTCTCTTAGAGAAATGCAGTAAAAAGAGCATCTCCATCACTAAATGCAGCAGACCTACTTATCAATCCAATGCTTTCATGCTGCTAGTTCTATCTACCAGGCTGTGGCTAACTAGTAGCCTAATATTTACAGATGGCTGACATCTGTAGACAGAGTGTTTGTCTCCTGGAAGAGAGATAAGGGCATGAGGGAGGAAGGTAGGTGCAACAGGATGAGGGAAGttaagacagacaggaaggggGGTGGAGACAAAACAAGCCTCAACAGACATAGTCATTAGTTATGTAAACACAACGCCTCCTCATGCATCATGGGAACTGGGACCTTGGGCTTCATAAGCGGTCTCAGGCAGCAAAGCTGGACCGAATAACGTTtttagtgttttgaatatgtGACTAACTGCCAGTAAAGGTGGTGGGGGACAGATCTCACCTGACCAGTAGGGTCACAGCTCCAGCCACTACAGGTGACGCTACGCTGGTTCCTGAGAGAGAACGACAGCCCTCTTTCATACCGGAGCCTCTCACCCCAGAGCCATAGGTCACAATGTCTGGCTTTACTCGGCCATATCCACCCGGCAGCTCCTGGAACAGCAGGCAGAGAATCATGGGAAATAGTGTCGGTACAGAAAGACTGAGAGACACAGGCTATGAAGCGTCATAATGCTGCGTCCCATTCTGAACGCAGAGCACATTACACTCCGCTAGGACAGTGTTTTCGAAAGGCTGAATGGCAGAGACAGCGGAGGAGTATGGATCCACTGAGCCAGACCTGTGATAAGTAGTCTGGGACAGATAGGTTGGGGAACATGGATCCACTGAGCCAGACCTGTGATAAGTAGTCTGGGACAGATAGGTTGGGGAACATGGATCCACTGAGCCAGACCTGTGATAAGTAGTCTGGGACAGATAGGTTGGGGAACATGGATCCACTGAGCCAGACCTGTGATAAGTAGTCTGGGACAGATAGGTTGGGGAACATGGATCCACGGAGCCAGACCTGTGATAAGTAGTCTGGGACAGATAGGTTGGGGAACATGGATCCACTGAGCCAGACCTGTGATAAGTAGTCTGGGACAGATAGGTTGGGGAACATGGATCCACTGAGCCAGACCTGTGATAAGTAGTCTGGGACAGATAGGTTGGGGAACATGGATCCACTGAGCCAGACCTGTGATAAGTAGTCTGGGACAGATAGGTTGGGGAACATGGATCCACTGAGCCAGACCTGTGATAAGTAGTCTGGGACAGATAGGTTGGGGAACATGGATCCACTGAGCCAGACCTGTGATAAGTAGTCTGGGACAGATAGGTTGGGGAACATGGATCCACTGAGCCAGACCTGTGATAAGTAGTCTGGGACAGATAGGTTGGGGAACATGGATCCACTGAGCCAGACCTGTGATAAGTTGTCTGGGACAGATAGGTTGGGGAACATGGATCCACGGAGCCAGACCTGTGATAAGGGTGTAAACTCTGGGTTTGTGCGGGAGGGTTGAGTGTGAGACATACCCAAGTAGTCATCCCCCGGGAGGAGAACCTGGCAATGTTGTCCTCAAAGTCGATGCCACCGACACCAATCACATCCATCTGGTCAGCGGGGTTGTTTAGGGTGCTAGGATACACATGGATTCATCCAGTGATTATTTCACAAAGATTTTGATCCCAGTTTTCTTTTAAACAAACATAATGGAGGAATCAATAGTGGCCCCCTCAGTGTCAGAACATACCCATACAGTGGTCCGTCGTTCCCAATGGCAGAGACCATGATCACTCTATTGGCTGTCAGCTCCCAAACCTGGAACACCAACATACACCATCATCAGCCCAAACTCAGGGTGGGATGCACTTCTAAAACAGCCTTCCAGTCTGAATGCCTTCGGGATTACTAGTCACCTTGTCTACAAAGGGGTGGTCCATGAAGTCAGGGCCGCCAATGCTGAGGTTTAAGACATCAATCTTCTTCAGAATGGCATAGTTAAAGGCATCCAGGAACCAGGAGGTGTAGGACACCTGATTGTTGGTGAACACTCTGAAGATGTGAAGCTCAGAGTCTGGGGCAAAGCCCTGACACTCTCTCATGCTGGCAATGACCCCAGCAACAAAGGTACCATGACCCAGCCCTGGAGGGAAAGGAGACCAAACATATTGATGCATATCTGACCACATCACTGAAGCACAATTAGGGGATACGGGTTTACTTAGCAACAAGTGATATTACCGTCATCAAGTGTCTTTTCATTGGTCCAGTTGGTTCTCTCCTTCACGTTTTTAAAATGTGGATGTTTCTCACTGAGTCCGGTGTCAAACACAGCCACCTTCACCCCAGAACCTActcacaaagaaaacaaatttgtATATAATTTCCCCACAAACAGCCAAACACAGCGCCCTCTGCTGTCTGAAGGTCCTCACCGGTGTGTcccatttgccagagaacatcaGCCTGCAGTATCTGGGCCACGTGTCGGGGGATGGCCCTCAGTAGCCTCCGGCTGGAGTGGCGCCCGGTGGCGTGCCAGAAGCCAGAGGCCAGGGACAGACTGGTCCGTCGCAGAGGCCGCGAGGACTGCCAGGACTGCCACTTCTGGGTCCATCGGGTGTGGTTGCTCCAGGGCACCCCGGGGTCCGGTGCTGAGAGGCAAACACAGTCAGAACACAGAAGGCCATGAGGGCAACACATTCTCATCCCCACAACACACTGGGATGAGATATATCTATTCCGCATTCAGGGAAGCAATCTTGTCCTTTTCAAGGAATAACATACAGAATACCAAAAGGCCTAACATACATTCTGATGTTGTCTAGGTTTCTGAGATTTCTATACAGAACACACAAGCTTGCTGACCTTAATTATGTTCAAACTGACTAAGCACTCAAGAGAAAACAGAACACATCAACAATCACAGACAAGAGTGTGAGATGGGTGTGGGCCATCAACAAGCATCACTGATGTGATTATGTGAAATGGTCCAACTGAAGTAAGTCAGACCTTTCTCACTAATGCTGGGACAAGGAGAGATGCTGATGGCTTTTCTATAAAATGTCAGCATATTACACATGGATACTTAATTAAAGTAATGATGATTCCATTGCTGCCTAATCATAATCATTACCACCTCTAAATGGGTCCGGCAGGTCAATCTGTGGAGTTCATTGCGGTCTGATTAATGTTGTTGGAATAAAAGCTTAAACACACATCGCACAAGGACAGCAGTGGGATTTGGAGTGCACTCCCCTTCCTTCAAGTTCATTTTCAATGTCCTctttaaattaaaacatgatGAAATTGGTAGCAGTGATCTGTACTGCTGTTGGTTTACACTGCCACATGGTGGTGAACAGCCGCTAAACAGGAGATGCAGACCATGtagtggaggaggggtggaggatctatggggtggaggaggggtggaggatcTATGGGGTGGAGGATCTATGGGGTGGAGGATCTATGGGGTGGAGGATCtatggggtggaggaggggtggaggatctatcaggtggaggaggggtggaggagcaatgggggtggaggaggttTTCAATGTGCCCAGACACACAACTCTTTCATCCCATCCTAGGTCCTGAAAGGAGTTCCAAACAACCACCAGGCACAAACAGCTCTGCTTTCTGCTAGCCCCCACCTGGAATAATACAGCGGGTTGGTAGGTCTGGCATGACATCTAACATGTCTTAACGcaacacagaacagaacaaactGCCTGGAGCACTGGAACAAAAGCCCACTGACCTAACTAAAGAGTCTGTTATCGCTACATCATCTATATTTATCTGACTACAAGTTAACCTGGCCTTAACGTAGCCGCTACAAATCAACAATGGGGTTCTGTGAAGTTTCACTCCTTGTTCTGTAATGAGCAATATTCGGATTTCACACACGTATTAATACACCAACAAAacccaaaaaaaagatttggcaAGTGCCAAACATTTAATATAACGGGCACAAACGGAGACTCACGGTCAGGTGTATACTTGAGTGTGCGGAACACCTTGCGCTGTGGAGTGACTCGCTTGATGTACGGATGGTCCTCCAGGGTCAGCAAGCTGTGACGAGGGGCCTGGCGGATCTGCACCACCTCAAAGTCACTGGGGAAGTCGCTGGCTGGGTTCTCCCGGGGCACGATGCGCCAGTCCACGGCCTCGGAGTTCTTCAGAGCGCTGCTGATAAAGTGGCTGCGTGCCTTGGCTGTGAAGTAGCCATTAAACGCCACAATGTACTCTGGAAAAGGAGGGGATAGGATTATTAGCTCCACGGCAGCCCTGCTTTCTAGCTGTGGGGCATAGCATTTGGAAGGTTGAATGTGACATTAAAAGGTAAAGCTGTAATTGCTTAATTGATGTTAGTTGCCCATGAAGCCCAGGGTTTGATTTTACAGTCAACGCAATACTGTCTTTGTCTCTAGAAGACGAATCTACCAAGTGAATACTGTGGGTTGGTAGTGATACCCTTCAGTTCTGCATTTCCCTGGGATTACAAGACAACAGTAAAGCATTGTACTAACAGTGAATCTGCTACCACTTCATGGGACTAGGGAACAAGAACTTTCACTTAGCCAAATGAGTGCACAATTGCACACACCCGCAGAGCATAGTGCTTGAATGAGAAAACAATTAGACACGGACCATGTGGCAGACATTTAGTAGAAATTACATCACAATAAGTAACCTACACACTATACTAGAGAAAACTTAGATTTGAGCCATGTCATATGTAACTGGCTTTATAATCTTTTTCAAAAACTACGAGGAAGTGCTTTTTTTTCAGTGCCTGCACAGTTTAGCAATGGCCAGACCAGGCATTTTGTttagataaaaaataaagtCTGCCTCTCCAAATCAAAGCATTTTAACTTGTTCTGCTTCACTATGCACTGATCTCTAGGTCAGTAGGAATACAGAGAAACATGGCTATGGTACAAAGGGCATCTTCATAAACGGGCCAATAATAAGAGGACTAAAAATATCATGTAATATTCTGCCATGGTGCCCTGACACTACAAGGAAGGCATTTTGTCTGGGGGCCTGGGCAACAACCAACGTGTACTCTCCATCATACAGTTGATCCAAAGCTCAGCACTTCTCTACAGGATTAATGTGGGAACCTCCTGTCAGGCAGAATAGTACAGAGCATCTTGACAGCAACCACCATGTCAGGCTAAAGTTATGTTAGCCTTGCCACCAATGACTGACCACTCAACAAACACCATCAAACCAAAATTAAAAGGTCAGAATAGCTCCCAAAAATCAACTCATAAATAATCATATATTGACCAGACCAGGTGCTGTTAGGGTGTGTAGTATGGACTTAGGACCTTCTCTGCCACTTCATATTGATAGTGGCACCAAGGCAGCCCTTAGAATTAACACTCAGCCGTGGTGTTCCAGGGTGAGCTGAAGTTAGATAGCTTACCATGTTCCACTATTTTGGTGGAGAATTCCAGTTTCACAGTGAGACTTGAGCAGTTAGAACTGATGGTCTCATCAGTGTTGGAGGACTCAGCCTCATATCCGCCCTCTGACCCCACCAGAGGCAAGCCGCCACATAGCAGGGCCACTAGTGCTGGCAGCCATATAGGCATGGTCCAAGAAGTCCTTTTCAGTCCCCCACCCATCAAAAATAGTATTTATCTTTCCAAGCCCAGAGCAGGCCTAACAACCAGGAGATATTGGTGAACATAAGACAGAAAAAGAACAGTTATGTTAATCATCAACAGAGCAGTTCATGTCCGGTGGTCGAAGATGCCCTCATTTCATGTGGCTGGAgctttttttcatttctttctgcgttttctctccatctttgtAGTCAGTTGTGTTGATCAGTCCTTCAGCCAGGCAACAATGAATGGATCcatttgcacacactgaagaGGCCCACGCGACCAATGAAGATGGGGATTGTTAGGCTAAGAATTCCTCCACAGATCTCTTCCAGAAATACCtggaacacaaaaaaacacattttgattttaacAAGACACAATCAAGTCACAcatgcaagcaagcaagtttatttatatagcacaattcattcatagaagcaattcaatgtgctttacaaagaaagaaaatatataaaaatacaataacaaaaacaaatactcaaatgaaaacatcaaaacaacatcatcataagaaaatagaaatacaataaaaacataggaagttaTAAAAGTTtcaaggctaaacagtgtggttaagtttaagtgctctgTCATAGGCGCGTGAAaacaagtgtttttaacctggatttcaaaatgtatacatttgtggcatgtctaagatcttctggtagtttattccagttgtgtgcagcataagtgctaaacgcagcttcgccatgtttagtttggactcagggctctactagctgacctgtgttcatggatctaagagcccttgctcggtttatattcttcaaacatatcagaaatgtattcagggcctaaaccattcagtgatttataaacaaaAATCATCACTgaaactgactggaagccagtgcaaagatttaagaaccggagtgaggTGTTcggttctcttggtcctggttaacattctagcagcagcattcagAATGAGCTGCAGCTTTTTTACAGCCTTTTTGGGTAGTCCATTTAAGATGctattacagtagtcaaccctactagagattaAAGCATgaatgagcttctcttggtctttttgggacaccaagcccttgattctagCTATATTTTAACTTGATAGAACGCTGTTTgggtgactgctttgatatgactgttaaatgtgagatcGGATtctatcaaaacaccaagattacacacttggtccctggtttttagagcctgagaatccagctctttactaatactacaTAAAGAGCGCCTGGAATTGGAAtggttgccaaacacaataatctctgttttatcttggtttaattgtagactattttggttcatccagagtctattgagctgctGTCATACGGTTCCAGagccatatacagctccggaaaaggttaagagaccactgcacctttttctttcctttccaaaaaagtcaaaaaggaaggtttttaagtgaggaacagaagggtaaaaattaaaagaccactgcatatTGAACGCTTCtaatcctcactcaaaaccttccttttcaacttttttggaaaggaaagaaaagaaaaggtgcagtgggctcttaatttttttgcatcatcggcatagctatggtagttaatgttcttgttctgtagaatttggcccagaggtagcatatagagattgaacagaagcagaCCGAGAAccgatccctggggaactctgcatgtcataactaccctatcagattcatgattaccgatggtgacaaagtaactccggccatctagataagatttGAACCAATAAAGGACTGTCcgggagagtcctacccaattccCAACCACATACAGGCTTTGGCGACTATACGGTTTCCAAATCATCGTATGCTCATCATATCCTCCGATTAACATTTGCctacaatgaaatgtcaaaattgCTTTAAAAGGCAAAACCCTAAACATGGCAGTGAAAGACATCAACGCATTTATATAGCTGCGGGATGAGAAACGTCTTCAATAAAATCTGGAGGAATGCCAAAACATGCAAATTCAGGCACAAAGGCACAAAATATAATCTGTTGATGTGCACTTCAGCATGTCACTATACTGTGACAGCTCAAATAGTCTGAGTTGCCATGACAGGAATGTCAGCCAAATGACCAACAgcaaatattaaatgtaaatcCTGAGAGATCTCATGAAAGAAAGAACCAGTGGGcaagaatacaaaaaaacactaaGGGACACCTGTATGTAAACAAATTGTCGGCTCCAGCTGGAAATCTGTCTACTGGTTGTAAAATAGTGTTAGACCCAGACTAGAGCCACTTGTGTCATGAGAAAACGACACCAATACTCTGGCAATCACAGCAGCTCCAGGAACCAATAAACTGGGACAATaatcatgttttaaaaacatgacttTGGGCTGGTTCTACAGATTACGTCAAGGcctgaagaaaataaaattcaAGCTTATATGTTCCTGTTACTGTGTTGTGCCATCATTTAAAAGACGTCATGGTGTTTAACACAATCACCAGATGCAAAAGATTGTGCCCCCCCAATATTGTGTTGCATAATGTCCTCTAAATTAAACAAGTATCAAAATTGCCATTTTGTCACTCCAATTCAATTCAATATATATGAAGTCTGTTCTGGAGATCTGATAACATTCAGCggcaaagaaatgtaaaaacatcAGACACAGGCAAATACTTCTTTACAGCACTGTAATCAGGTTATTGTCCCCTCAAACTCAACTGCAGACCTTGGGGCCAGTTCCACtcaattttttcattgcaaccctctaatcagggacttatttagacctgggacaccaggtgggtgcattTAATGATGAGGTataacagaaaaccagcaggctctggaagTAAGGGGTATTCATGGATTTGAATACCTCTGTCACCAGTCAACTCATTGCATTCAAAAGTTACTTCAACTTTAACCAGTGAATGTTTGCAAGGGTTAGCTGAGCTAACTATTCTGCCTATCAGTCTTCAATCAAGTTAGCATGTGACACACCATGCACataaaaagatacatttttaagtTTTATGCAGTAGGTTGATAACAATACACCCAACAGATGATGTAAAAGACACTTCAAACAACAGTCTCAGCTAATAAGAAAATAGTCaaggcatttcattttcaagaATGAACAAGGCCATTTTATGGCTAATTTAAATGGGTGCCAATGACAGCACTTTAGAAATCTGTATCGCAGTAGAAGGGCATGGCCACTGTAAAAATGTGGATACATTGTGAAGAGATGTGCAACCCATTATTACGTTCTCTTATTCAACGGCTTGCAGCCAATACGCATTTAGGATTTGACCAGAATAATTATGCAACAAAGCATGGTCTGCAGAGTGCCTTACACagcacttagctgtggtatattgactATATGCCACAAACCCCCAGAttccttattgctattattaaaCTGCCAATGCAGTttgagcagtaaaaagtgatgttaTGTCATACCCATGAAATATGATGTTATATACCATACCAGGacaatcaaccaatcagcattaaAACCATCCTGTTTACAATTAAGCTGTAATGCACAAGAGGGTGTGGTACATGGAAAATACACCACAGTTAAGAGCTTTTCTTAGGAATTACACAATacatagctgtggtatattggcaatatatcacaaaccaaGATGCCTTACTggtatttctaaaatgtacatcGCCAATACAAAAGCTTTAAAACTATAGCCATTCAGGATTCGTAACAACTGGTTTATAAAACATAATATGGGTACATAAcggaaaaaatatatgataGTGTAATATATTCCACAGTACGGATGGGTGATATTAACAAAAATCACTATAATGATAAGTGGACCCAGATACTTTGATAACAATATATATCGTTATTGAGGTCCTTCTTAATGTTAATTACACTAATTTAGTTAGCAGAATTCTTAAATTCACTGGAATTATACTCAGCCTTtaacacatttattgtgatataTACTGCTATCGAGGTAATTAGATCCACTTATCCCAATACTCTGTTGATATCACCCAGCCCTAGTCCAGACACACCCCTagaacatttacagtattagcAAATTCAATACATTCATTTAaccttttttattctattttcctATCTTAACCATGTGAAAAACTTAACGGTCTTTGCCatacaaaaaatacatgtgCATTGATGTTTGAATGTACTCGTGTTCAACTGAGAAAAGGACAAAAAGGAGAATGTCGTAGAACGTCTCAATCGCCATAGCC is a window of Esox lucius isolate fEsoLuc1 chromosome 19, fEsoLuc1.pri, whole genome shotgun sequence DNA encoding:
- the mbtps1 gene encoding membrane-bound transcription factor site-1 protease; the protein is MGGGLKRTSWTMPIWLPALVALLCGGLPLVGSEGGYEAESSNTDETISSNCSSLTVKLEFSTKIVEHEYIVAFNGYFTAKARSHFISSALKNSEAVDWRIVPRENPASDFPSDFEVVQIRQAPRHSLLTLEDHPYIKRVTPQRKVFRTLKYTPDPPDPGVPWSNHTRWTQKWQSWQSSRPLRRTSLSLASGFWHATGRHSSRRLLRAIPRHVAQILQADVLWQMGHTGSGVKVAVFDTGLSEKHPHFKNVKERTNWTNEKTLDDGLGHGTFVAGVIASMRECQGFAPDSELHIFRVFTNNQVSYTSWFLDAFNYAILKKIDVLNLSIGGPDFMDHPFVDKVWELTANRVIMVSAIGNDGPLYGTLNNPADQMDVIGVGGIDFEDNIARFSSRGMTTWELPGGYGRVKPDIVTYGSGVRGSGMKEGCRSLSGTSVASPVVAGAVTLLVSTVLNRELVNPASMKQALIASARRLPGVNMFEQGHGKLDLIRAYQILNSYKPQASLSPSYIDLTECPYMWPYCSQPIYYGGMPTIVNVTILNGMGVTGRIVDKPIWQPYLPQNGDHIDVAVSYSPVLWPWAGYLAVSISVAKKAASWEGVAQGHVMVTVASPSGNDSEVGGEMTSTVKLPVKVKIVATPPRSKRVLWDQYHNLRYPPGYFPRDNLRMKNDPLDWNGDHIHTNFRDMYQHLRSMGYFVEVLGAPITCFDASQYGTLMMVDSEEEYFPEEITKLRRDIDKGLSLIVFSDWYNTSVMRKVKFYDENTRQWWMPDTGGANVPALNDLISVWGMAFSDGLFEGDFTMADHDMYYASGCSIAKFPEDGIVIAKTLKDQGLEVLKQETAVVEGVPILGLYQTPSEGGGRIALYGDSNCIDDSHRQKDCFWLLDALLQYTSYSMTPPSLTHSKSRVAPPTVTDHPLPERLEGNHLYRYSKVLEAHLGDPKPRPLPACPHLSWSKPQPLNETAPSNLWKHQKLLSIDMDKVVLPNIRNYKPQVRPLSPGESGAWDIPGGIMPGRYNQEVGQTIPMFAFLGAMVVLSFFVVQLTKSKSKPKRRKPRVKRPTYLQQQQQQQLSPAGKSPAV